Proteins encoded within one genomic window of Candidatus Hepatoplasma crinochetorum Av:
- a CDS encoding SDR family NAD(P)-dependent oxidoreductase, with protein sequence MKYVVITGASSGIGKEIAIKFASEKYNLIIVARRKELLDNLKKELEDKYKIKVLVYVYDLSISENVYKFYQQIKQNDINLLVNNAGFGDEAKPWDTDLKKAEQMIDLNIKALTILTTLFIKDNLEKESQIINVSSVAGYMAWGRESIYSATKFYVSVYSEIITKILKKSKAKLKVKVLAPSITKTEFAEVAVLNANIEKENKKTLIEIFNSKGKDPQKLAEYTWKLYNSKKTVGIVHPVFKKFILRKRLRKIWM encoded by the coding sequence ATGAAATATGTAGTAATAACAGGAGCAAGTTCTGGAATTGGAAAAGAAATTGCAATAAAATTTGCAAGCGAGAAATATAATTTAATAATTGTTGCAAGAAGAAAAGAATTACTTGATAATTTAAAAAAAGAATTAGAAGATAAATATAAAATAAAAGTTTTAGTTTATGTATATGATTTATCAATTTCAGAAAATGTTTATAAATTCTATCAACAAATCAAGCAAAATGATATTAATCTTTTGGTAAATAATGCTGGTTTTGGTGATGAAGCAAAACCATGAGATACTGATCTTAAAAAGGCAGAACAAATGATTGATTTAAATATAAAAGCCCTTACAATCCTTACAACATTATTTATCAAAGATAATTTAGAAAAAGAATCACAAATTATCAATGTTTCTTCTGTAGCAGGATATATGGCTTGAGGAAGAGAATCTATCTATTCAGCTACTAAATTTTATGTATCTGTATATAGTGAAATAATCACAAAAATTCTTAAAAAAAGCAAAGCAAAATTAAAAGTTAAAGTTTTAGCTCCAAGTATTACAAAAACAGAATTTGCAGAAGTAGCAGTACTAAATGCAAATATTGAAAAAGAAAATAAAAAAACACTAATTGAAATTTTTAATAGTAAAGGAAAAGACCCACAGAAACTAGCTGAATATACTTGAAAATTATATAATTCAAAAAAAACAGTTGGAATTGTTCATCCTGTATTTAAAAAATTCATTTTAAGAAAACGTTTACGTAAAATTTGAATGTAA
- a CDS encoding YfcC family protein — MSEETEIKPLKSKTDNSVDDSGKKKRKFKMPSALIIILGIIVIVTILTWGFQGQSYNYYDQNGNPVASTVTAVGLFSIPVYIIEGFANAAGIIFYLFVLGWFLDVVIGSGAMESGIKSLISGLHGKEIILVPIMFFLFALGGTTYGMQEETLAFYLIIIPMFLLAGFDTVTGLLVILLGTTTGFASSVINPFSIGVAVDSINNVNIIIDGQTINITMGDGMIARLIMFIILTTVGCIFMTLYAMRIKAKPEKSLTYKTHNNDVEWAKETFKTSTAENKKMNGRQKWILSIFGITFLIMFLGMFPWYTFFNDGIPRNNIDNDGWNSWLIGGMSTFGAWDFPELILLFTASTIVISLIAKMRGSQIMESFWRGSKDMLSVAIIIAVARAIPGILAASGLDYYIAQGIGGAISNVGAWGWSYTMFIVFFIFGLLIPSTSGLAAATMGTFSIIASQIASFNTSPEQFTQILIVTTCVYALAVGMINMFIPTQAVVMLSCEKARVPYGTALKPIGIYLGIQLVVTLAIIIPLLQIVANNY, encoded by the coding sequence ATGTCGGAAGAGACAGAAATTAAGCCGCTAAAATCTAAAACTGATAATTCAGTTGATGATAGTGGTAAAAAAAAGCGCAAATTTAAAATGCCTTCTGCTTTAATTATAATTTTAGGAATTATTGTTATTGTTACAATTCTTACTTGAGGATTTCAAGGGCAAAGTTATAATTATTATGATCAAAATGGTAATCCTGTTGCTTCTACAGTTACTGCGGTTGGTTTATTTTCAATTCCTGTTTATATAATTGAAGGATTTGCAAATGCTGCAGGAATTATATTTTATTTATTTGTTTTAGGTTGATTTTTAGATGTAGTAATTGGAAGTGGAGCGATGGAAAGTGGGATTAAATCGCTTATTTCTGGATTACATGGAAAAGAAATTATTTTAGTTCCTATAATGTTTTTCTTATTTGCTTTGGGAGGAACAACTTATGGTATGCAAGAAGAAACGTTAGCTTTTTATTTAATTATAATTCCAATGTTTTTACTTGCTGGATTTGATACAGTAACAGGACTTTTAGTAATTCTTTTAGGAACAACAACAGGATTTGCTTCATCTGTAATAAATCCTTTTTCTATTGGTGTTGCGGTAGATTCTATCAATAATGTAAATATAATTATTGATGGCCAAACTATCAATATTACAATGGGTGATGGAATGATTGCAAGATTAATTATGTTTATTATTCTTACTACTGTAGGTTGTATATTTATGACATTATATGCAATGAGAATAAAAGCAAAACCAGAAAAATCATTAACATATAAAACACATAATAATGATGTTGAATGAGCAAAAGAAACTTTTAAAACTTCAACGGCAGAAAATAAGAAAATGAATGGACGACAAAAATGAATTCTTTCAATTTTTGGAATTACATTTTTAATTATGTTTTTAGGAATGTTTCCTTGATATACATTTTTTAATGATGGAATTCCAAGAAATAATATTGATAATGATGGTTGAAATTCATGATTAATTGGGGGAATGAGTACATTTGGAGCTTGAGATTTTCCTGAATTAATTTTATTATTTACTGCTTCTACCATTGTGATTTCTTTAATTGCAAAAATGCGAGGTAGTCAAATAATGGAATCCTTTTGAAGAGGATCAAAAGATATGCTAAGTGTAGCAATTATTATTGCGGTTGCTCGAGCAATTCCTGGAATTTTAGCTGCCTCTGGATTAGATTATTATATTGCTCAAGGAATTGGGGGAGCAATAAGTAATGTAGGAGCATGAGGATGATCATATACAATGTTTATTGTCTTTTTTATCTTTGGATTATTAATTCCTTCTACATCAGGATTAGCAGCAGCAACAATGGGAACATTTTCAATAATAGCATCACAAATTGCATCTTTTAATACAAGTCCAGAACAATTTACACAAATATTAATTGTAACTACTTGTGTTTATGCATTAGCAGTTGGAATGATTAATATGTTTATTCCTACACAAGCTGTTGTTATGCTTTCTTGTGAAAAGGCAAGAGTTCCTTATGGAACGGCTTTAAAACCAATTGGAATTTATCTTGGAATACAATTAGTAGTAACGCTTGCAATAATAATTCCATTATTACAGATTGTTGCAAATAATTACTAA
- the arcC gene encoding carbamate kinase, with translation MKNKRIVLALGGNALGDTPKEQQEAVKKTAISIVDLIEKGYQILIGHGNGPQVGMISLAFDEASKINKKIPKLDLVLAGAMSQGYIGIHLKNAIDNELLKRKINKNVYALISQAIVDHNDPAFKNPTKPIGGFYSKEESKELAKNTTWKFIEDAGRGYRRVVPSPKPITLMEKDLINKGLDAGFILIAGGGGAIATYKENDKYNMIDAVIDKDYTAEIMAEMIDADLFIIVTAVDGIYLDYNTPNQRILSNPKIKDLKKLLDQKIFPSGSMEPKVETAVKFASSKKSRKSIITSLAKLKESLEGNKYGTHIEN, from the coding sequence ATGAAAAATAAACGCATAGTCCTTGCTTTAGGTGGTAATGCTTTAGGTGATACTCCAAAAGAACAACAAGAAGCAGTAAAAAAAACAGCAATTTCTATTGTTGATTTAATTGAAAAAGGATATCAAATTTTAATAGGACATGGAAATGGACCTCAAGTTGGGATGATTTCTTTAGCTTTTGATGAAGCTTCAAAAATTAATAAAAAGATACCAAAATTAGATTTAGTTCTTGCAGGAGCAATGTCTCAAGGTTATATAGGAATTCATTTAAAAAATGCAATTGATAATGAACTTTTAAAAAGAAAAATTAATAAAAATGTTTATGCATTAATTTCACAAGCAATAGTTGATCATAATGATCCAGCTTTTAAAAATCCAACAAAACCAATTGGAGGATTTTATTCAAAAGAAGAATCAAAAGAATTAGCAAAAAATACTACATGAAAATTTATAGAAGATGCTGGAAGAGGCTATCGAAGAGTTGTTCCTTCTCCTAAACCAATTACATTAATGGAAAAAGATTTAATTAATAAAGGATTAGATGCTGGTTTTATTTTAATTGCTGGAGGTGGAGGTGCTATTGCAACTTATAAAGAAAATGATAAATATAATATGATTGATGCAGTAATAGATAAAGATTATACTGCAGAAATAATGGCTGAAATGATTGATGCTGATTTATTTATAATAGTAACTGCAGTAGATGGAATTTATTTAGATTATAATACACCAAACCAAAGAATTCTTTCTAATCCAAAAATAAAGGATTTAAAAAAACTTCTTGATCAAAAAATATTTCCTTCTGGTTCTATGGAACCTAAAGTTGAAACAGCAGTAAAATTTGCTTCTTCCAAAAAAAGCAGAAAATCAATTATTACTTCGCTTGCAAAATTAAAAGAATCTTTAGAAGGAAATAAATATGGGACACATATTGAAAACTAA
- a CDS encoding amino acid kinase family protein, whose protein sequence is MIFLPQAIVDHNDLAFKNPTKPIGGFYSEQEAKKITKETGWKFIEDAGRGYRRVVPSPKPITLMEKDLINKGLDAGFILIAGGGGAIATYKENDKYNMIDAVIDKDYTAEIMAEMIDADLFIIVTAVDGIYLDYNTPN, encoded by the coding sequence TTGATTTTTCTTCCACAAGCAATAGTTGATCATAATGATCTAGCTTTTAAAAATCCAACAAAACCAATTGGAGGATTTTATTCAGAGCAAGAGGCAAAAAAAATAACAAAAGAGACTGGATGAAAATTTATAGAAGATGCTGGAAGAGGCTATCGAAGAGTTGTTCCTTCTCCTAAACCAATTACATTAATGGAAAAAGATTTAATTAATAAAGGATTAGATGCTGGTTTTATTTTAATTGCTGGAGGTGGAGGTGCTATTGCAACTTATAAAGAAAATGATAAATATAATATGATTGATGCAGTAATAGATAAAGATTATACTGCAGAAATAATGGCTGAAATGATTGATGCTGATTTATTTATAATAGTAACTGCAGTAGATGGAATTTATTTAGATTACAATACACCAAACTAA